In Nonomuraea sp. NBC_00507, the following are encoded in one genomic region:
- a CDS encoding TetR/AcrR family transcriptional regulator — protein sequence MIRRTQAERSDETTTALVLAARELFGGKGYAGTSIDAVAAAAGVTKGAAYHHFGGKAPLFRAAFESELAEASAKLERVAAEESDVWAALHRGARTFLEHCLYPRFRQIVLLDAPSVLGWETARAIEHRCLLRILLAGFTLAAEGEDAAAVPARAQLVFGALCEGGMLLARSPDPAADLPRLAAEADRLLDALRS from the coding sequence ATGATCCGCCGTACCCAGGCAGAGCGTTCGGACGAGACCACGACGGCGTTGGTGCTGGCCGCGCGGGAGTTGTTCGGCGGCAAGGGCTATGCGGGGACCTCGATCGACGCGGTGGCCGCGGCGGCGGGGGTGACCAAGGGGGCCGCGTATCACCACTTCGGGGGGAAGGCGCCGTTGTTCCGGGCGGCGTTCGAGAGTGAGCTGGCGGAGGCCTCCGCCAAGCTGGAGCGCGTGGCCGCCGAGGAGAGCGACGTGTGGGCGGCCTTGCACCGGGGCGCCCGCACGTTCCTGGAGCACTGCCTCTATCCGAGATTCCGGCAGATTGTGCTGCTGGACGCGCCGTCGGTGCTGGGCTGGGAGACGGCGCGCGCGATCGAGCACCGGTGCCTGCTGCGCATCCTGCTCGCCGGGTTCACGCTGGCGGCCGAAGGGGAGGACGCCGCGGCCGTGCCCGCCCGCGCGCAGCTCGTCTTCGGCGCGTTGTGCGAGGGCGGCATGTTGCTGGCCCGTTCCCCGGACCCGGCCGCCGACCTGCCGCGCCTGGCCGCCGAGGCCGACCGCCTCCTCGACGCCCTCCGCTCCTGA
- a CDS encoding M14 family metallopeptidase, whose protein sequence is MRGLRASAAVLTLVIATLTVAEPSAPAVAGPGDPEPASLVTLSVPDRAAMERLVASGADLTHRVRPQPDGSVQVDAVVTPSQLTALRALGAALAPATPPQARSTPATAVDQIVIERAVWYKSRDGYFLSVEASSSLAQAAALTVTWQGGQAEMVAYVDAGAYLGHQLSTPVPVTGLPRWITVTSAGGGKAEARVSEWPDGERPDRTGPGYQKDFVTQYMPPAQLNERIKALHRRYPKLTELITLPYPTNGYRRHAQAQLGTPPAAAVVITSTAYGSEGGNDLAVELVDPGTPGRALQVTVNGKLITVSLATDGSGAVTSTAAQVAAGINATPGVPVRASTYRTDPGGGVMAPAPLTQLSDFLKAPADVARGPATVLALRIGAHRDGSRTGVLAYAQEHAREWVTPLVTIEAAERLLRNQARDAATRRLLERTDIFIVPTVNPDGANYSFYDFAAQRKNMTNHCPPQQADPALRNTWGVDVNRNYAVGSLFDGYFGASANCQSGTYAGPGEHSEPESRNVIWLAQKYRNIRFAMNVHSYGGYFMWPPGAYKLDGRVTLPRPTPQEEAYFLRSARTIEEAIAAERGTVIWPQQTGPVTDVLYSAAGNSADELWYDYGVFGWDFEVGADLWDPQTRTWEGVGFQPPFSEGHEEAMEFATGLISLIGVAADYREP, encoded by the coding sequence ATGCGTGGCCTACGTGCGTCCGCAGCCGTTCTGACCCTCGTCATCGCAACCCTGACCGTCGCGGAGCCGTCCGCCCCGGCGGTCGCCGGGCCGGGCGATCCCGAGCCGGCCTCCCTGGTCACGCTCTCCGTCCCGGACCGGGCCGCGATGGAGCGGCTCGTCGCCTCCGGCGCCGACCTCACCCACCGGGTACGCCCGCAACCCGATGGCAGCGTCCAGGTCGACGCGGTCGTCACCCCCAGCCAGCTGACCGCGCTCCGTGCCCTCGGCGCGGCCCTCGCGCCGGCGACCCCGCCGCAGGCCCGGTCGACGCCCGCGACGGCGGTGGATCAGATCGTGATCGAGCGGGCCGTTTGGTACAAGTCCCGCGACGGGTACTTCCTGTCCGTCGAGGCGTCCAGCAGCCTCGCCCAGGCCGCCGCGCTCACCGTCACCTGGCAGGGCGGCCAGGCCGAGATGGTGGCGTACGTGGACGCGGGTGCGTACCTCGGCCACCAGCTCAGCACGCCGGTCCCGGTCACGGGCCTGCCGCGCTGGATCACCGTCACGTCGGCAGGCGGCGGCAAGGCCGAGGCCCGGGTCAGCGAATGGCCCGACGGCGAGCGGCCCGACCGCACCGGACCCGGCTACCAGAAGGACTTCGTCACCCAGTACATGCCGCCGGCCCAGCTCAACGAGCGCATCAAGGCCCTGCACCGGCGCTACCCCAAGCTGACGGAGCTCATCACGCTGCCGTACCCGACGAACGGCTACCGGCGGCACGCCCAAGCCCAGCTGGGCACCCCGCCCGCGGCCGCCGTCGTGATCACCTCGACCGCCTACGGCTCCGAGGGCGGCAACGACCTGGCCGTCGAGCTGGTCGACCCCGGCACTCCCGGCCGCGCCCTGCAGGTGACGGTGAACGGCAAGCTGATCACCGTCAGCCTGGCCACGGACGGCTCGGGCGCCGTGACCAGCACCGCCGCCCAGGTGGCCGCCGGGATCAATGCGACGCCCGGCGTCCCCGTCCGCGCCTCCACCTACCGCACCGACCCCGGCGGGGGAGTCATGGCGCCGGCTCCGCTCACCCAGCTCAGCGACTTCCTCAAGGCCCCGGCCGACGTCGCGCGGGGACCGGCGACGGTGCTGGCCCTGCGTATCGGCGCGCACCGCGACGGCTCGCGCACCGGCGTGCTCGCCTACGCCCAGGAGCACGCCAGGGAATGGGTGACACCGCTGGTCACGATCGAGGCCGCCGAGCGGCTGCTGCGCAACCAGGCCCGCGACGCGGCCACGCGCCGGCTGCTCGAACGCACCGACATCTTCATCGTGCCCACGGTCAACCCCGACGGCGCGAACTACAGCTTCTACGACTTCGCCGCCCAGCGGAAGAACATGACCAACCACTGCCCGCCCCAGCAGGCCGACCCGGCGCTGCGCAACACCTGGGGCGTGGACGTCAACCGCAACTACGCCGTGGGGTCGCTGTTCGACGGCTACTTCGGCGCCTCGGCCAACTGCCAGAGCGGCACGTACGCCGGGCCCGGTGAGCACTCCGAGCCCGAGAGCCGCAACGTCATCTGGCTGGCGCAGAAGTACCGCAACATCAGGTTCGCGATGAACGTGCACAGCTACGGCGGGTACTTCATGTGGCCGCCCGGCGCGTACAAGCTCGACGGCCGCGTCACCCTGCCCCGCCCGACCCCGCAGGAGGAGGCGTACTTCCTGCGCTCGGCCCGCACCATCGAAGAGGCCATCGCCGCCGAGCGGGGCACGGTCATCTGGCCGCAGCAGACCGGGCCGGTGACCGACGTGCTCTACTCGGCGGCCGGCAACTCCGCGGACGAGCTCTGGTACGACTACGGCGTGTTCGGCTGGGATTTCGAGGTCGGCGCCGACCTGTGGGACCCGCAGACGCGGACGTGGGAGGGCGTGGGCTTCCAACCGCCGTTCAGCGAGGGCCACGAAGAGGCGATGGAGTTCGCCACCGGCCTGATCTCACTGATCGGGGTGGCGGCCGACTACCGCGAGCCCTGA
- a CDS encoding saccharopine dehydrogenase NADP-binding domain-containing protein encodes MSSPHIAVYGATGHTGRLVSAELRARGREIILSGRDAGALKILSDELGGARVHQATLDDPAALRELAGQAGVLIHCAGPFTHTGKPVATAAAEAGCHYVDHALEQHHTKWMFDTLPEPARQAGITMVTAMSFYGGMGDLLAGAVAEGLTGIDRMITAYAVSDWRLTTGAKQTAELLFADTRRITYEDGQQHVGYVEPRNAVFPFPPPLGPRTMIAPVPFSEVVTVPRHVRTRRVEAQLTAQTFEEEQAFTSEHVDAATRARSRFTVAAQAITADGGSAGQVSGHDLWRLSALASVEAAVRLADGHGRPGVYGPAEAFTPGPFLRDLERLGLFTLTLPGKAEA; translated from the coding sequence GTGTCCTCACCGCACATCGCCGTCTACGGCGCCACCGGCCACACCGGACGCCTGGTGTCGGCCGAGCTCCGCGCCCGTGGCCGGGAGATCATCCTGTCCGGCAGGGATGCCGGCGCGCTCAAGATTCTGTCCGACGAGCTCGGCGGGGCCCGCGTGCACCAGGCCACGCTCGACGACCCGGCCGCGTTACGGGAGCTGGCCGGGCAGGCGGGCGTGCTGATCCACTGCGCGGGACCGTTCACGCACACCGGCAAGCCCGTCGCCACGGCCGCGGCCGAGGCCGGCTGCCACTACGTCGATCACGCGCTCGAGCAGCACCACACCAAGTGGATGTTCGACACCCTGCCGGAGCCCGCCAGGCAGGCCGGCATCACCATGGTCACCGCGATGAGCTTCTACGGCGGGATGGGGGACCTGCTCGCCGGCGCCGTGGCCGAGGGACTGACCGGGATCGACCGGATGATCACCGCCTACGCGGTGTCGGACTGGCGGCTGACGACGGGGGCCAAGCAGACCGCCGAACTGCTGTTCGCCGACACCCGGCGGATCACGTACGAGGACGGTCAGCAGCACGTCGGCTATGTCGAGCCGCGTAATGCCGTCTTCCCGTTCCCGCCGCCGCTAGGCCCACGGACGATGATCGCCCCTGTCCCGTTCTCCGAGGTCGTCACCGTACCCAGGCACGTGCGGACCCGCCGGGTGGAGGCGCAGCTGACGGCGCAGACGTTCGAGGAGGAGCAGGCGTTCACCAGCGAGCACGTGGACGCCGCGACCAGAGCGCGCTCCCGCTTCACCGTCGCCGCGCAGGCGATCACCGCGGACGGCGGCAGCGCGGGACAGGTCAGCGGGCACGACCTGTGGCGCCTGAGCGCCCTGGCATCGGTGGAAGCCGCGGTACGGCTGGCCGACGGCCACGGCCGCCCGGGCGTCTACGGCCCAGCCGAGGCGTTCACGCCGGGCCCGTTCCTGCGCGACCTGGAACGGCTCGGCCTGTTCACACTGACTCTCCCAGGAAAGGCGGAAGCATGA
- a CDS encoding ABC transporter permease, with product MGKYLLRRLAMNVILVAIAASLAYTLAASTMNPRAAYQARQPPIAESVIDATLDAYNLNDKTPVLVRYGTWAKGVITGDFGRTWNGGSVNAEMGRRIFVSLRLLLIGTVVGFALGVAFGALSAVRQYKLSDRLIGVSSFVIMALPVFLLATLLAMATYTLNDGLGFTLIEYTGEYNPKLSGLEQFVNRLNHLILPTISLSLGSIAFYSRIQRNMMLDVLGQDFVRTAMAKGLRRRTALTKHALRTALIPSATYFAFAFGTMFTGAIFTEKIFAWHGMGAWLVDAINANDVNSVAAVTFFTAVCVLFAAFLSDLLVAALDPRVRVS from the coding sequence ATGGGCAAGTACCTGCTTCGCAGGTTGGCAATGAATGTGATCTTGGTAGCGATCGCGGCCAGTCTCGCGTACACGCTTGCCGCCAGCACCATGAACCCGCGGGCCGCGTACCAGGCACGCCAGCCTCCCATCGCCGAGTCGGTCATCGACGCCACGCTCGACGCCTACAACCTGAACGACAAGACCCCCGTGCTCGTGCGCTACGGGACCTGGGCCAAGGGCGTCATCACGGGAGACTTCGGCAGGACCTGGAACGGCGGCTCGGTCAATGCGGAGATGGGCCGGCGGATCTTCGTCAGCCTGCGGTTGCTGCTGATCGGCACGGTGGTGGGCTTCGCCCTCGGGGTGGCCTTCGGAGCCCTCTCGGCGGTGCGGCAGTACAAGCTCAGCGACCGGTTAATCGGCGTCAGCTCCTTCGTGATCATGGCCCTTCCCGTCTTCCTCCTGGCCACGCTGCTGGCGATGGCGACGTACACCCTGAACGACGGGCTCGGGTTCACGCTGATCGAGTACACCGGCGAGTACAACCCGAAGCTGTCGGGCTTGGAGCAGTTCGTCAACCGGCTCAATCACCTGATCCTGCCGACCATCTCCCTCAGCCTCGGCTCGATCGCCTTCTACAGCCGTATCCAGCGCAACATGATGCTCGACGTGCTCGGCCAGGACTTCGTCCGCACCGCCATGGCCAAGGGCCTGCGCCGCAGGACCGCGCTGACCAAGCACGCGCTGCGCACCGCGCTGATCCCCTCTGCCACGTACTTCGCCTTCGCGTTCGGAACGATGTTCACCGGAGCCATCTTCACCGAGAAGATCTTCGCCTGGCACGGCATGGGCGCCTGGCTGGTCGACGCGATCAACGCCAACGACGTCAATTCCGTGGCCGCGGTGACCTTCTTCACCGCCGTCTGCGTCCTGTTCGCCGCCTTCCTGTCGGACCTGCTGGTGGCGGCCCTCGATCCTCGGGTGCGGGTGAGCTGA
- a CDS encoding ABC transporter family substrate-binding protein translates to MKVRYRAAAGLAVLAMAVAACGGGAGESKQPTAQKSQEAQQQMAEVPAISINPVAYEQVKDGGTLTLVVGQWPSQWNGYHVDGNQADTAEMLDVFMPQLMVADSEANFTPNKDFVTDVKNDMSSGKQVVTYTINDKAMWSDGTPITWKDLETQWKTNSGKDKKFKPASTDGWDKIESVEKGDSDKVAVITFAKPYLEWQGMFNRTTSHLFPAKYVETPEGFDKGYLQKIPATAGPFKVEKLDEGTKTLTLVRDDKWWGRKAKLDKIIFRAIESPAAQVNAFANGEIDAVEIPSGAPAELKRAKEVPGAEIRKALSPNWRHFTVNNQSEFLKDKNVRHAIAYAINRDVITQSDLKDMDWPIQTLGNHVFMNNHKGYVDNSGDLGKYNLEKAKQLLDAAGWKQEGEYRKKDGKEFALNFVIPTGTPVSQTEGELTQAMLKEAGIKVTIRPVPLDKFFNDYIIKGDFDLVPFSWIGVPLPIGSLKQIYFTGSESNFPKGSDPAVDAAIDAATSEMDPAKAIELANAADKLVWDMVHTIPLYQRPDIYAVKKTLANFGSRGYQFYDFTQVGFTG, encoded by the coding sequence GTGAAGGTTCGATACCGGGCAGCCGCAGGACTCGCGGTCCTGGCCATGGCCGTCGCGGCCTGCGGCGGGGGCGCCGGCGAGAGCAAGCAGCCCACTGCGCAGAAGTCGCAGGAGGCGCAGCAGCAGATGGCGGAGGTTCCGGCCATCAGCATCAACCCGGTCGCCTACGAGCAGGTCAAGGACGGCGGCACGCTGACCCTCGTGGTCGGCCAGTGGCCGAGCCAGTGGAACGGCTACCACGTCGACGGCAACCAGGCGGACACGGCCGAGATGCTCGACGTGTTCATGCCGCAGCTGATGGTGGCCGACTCGGAGGCCAACTTCACGCCGAACAAGGACTTCGTGACCGACGTCAAGAACGACATGTCGTCGGGCAAGCAGGTCGTGACCTACACGATCAACGACAAGGCCATGTGGTCGGACGGCACGCCGATCACGTGGAAGGACCTCGAGACCCAGTGGAAGACCAACAGCGGCAAGGACAAGAAGTTCAAGCCGGCCTCCACGGACGGCTGGGACAAGATCGAGTCGGTTGAGAAGGGCGACTCGGACAAGGTTGCCGTCATCACCTTCGCCAAGCCGTACCTCGAGTGGCAGGGCATGTTCAACCGGACGACCTCGCACCTCTTCCCGGCCAAATACGTCGAGACGCCCGAGGGGTTCGACAAGGGCTACCTGCAGAAGATCCCCGCCACCGCGGGCCCCTTCAAGGTGGAGAAGCTCGACGAGGGCACCAAGACGCTCACGCTCGTGCGTGACGACAAGTGGTGGGGCAGGAAGGCCAAGCTCGACAAGATCATCTTCCGGGCGATCGAGTCGCCCGCCGCGCAGGTGAACGCCTTCGCCAACGGCGAGATCGACGCCGTGGAGATCCCGTCGGGCGCTCCGGCCGAGCTCAAGCGGGCCAAGGAGGTCCCCGGCGCGGAGATCCGCAAGGCGCTCAGCCCGAACTGGCGGCACTTCACCGTCAACAACCAGAGCGAGTTCCTGAAGGACAAGAACGTCCGGCACGCGATCGCGTACGCGATCAACCGTGACGTGATCACGCAGTCCGACCTCAAGGACATGGACTGGCCGATCCAGACCCTCGGCAACCACGTCTTCATGAACAACCACAAGGGCTACGTCGACAACTCCGGCGACCTCGGCAAGTACAACCTGGAGAAGGCCAAGCAGCTGCTCGACGCGGCCGGCTGGAAGCAGGAGGGCGAGTACCGCAAGAAGGACGGCAAGGAGTTCGCGCTGAACTTCGTCATCCCCACCGGCACGCCGGTGTCGCAGACGGAGGGGGAGCTCACCCAGGCCATGCTCAAGGAGGCCGGGATCAAGGTGACGATCCGCCCCGTCCCCTTGGACAAGTTCTTCAACGACTACATCATCAAGGGCGACTTCGACCTGGTGCCGTTCTCGTGGATCGGCGTCCCCCTGCCGATCGGCAGCCTGAAGCAGATCTACTTCACCGGCTCGGAGAGCAACTTCCCGAAGGGTAGCGACCCGGCCGTCGACGCGGCCATCGACGCCGCGACGAGCGAGATGGACCCGGCCAAGGCCATCGAGCTGGCCAACGCCGCGGACAAGCTGGTCTGGGACATGGTGCACACCATCCCGCTGTACCAGCGTCCTGACATCTATGCGGTCAAGAAGACGCTCGCCAACTTCGGTTCGCGCGGCTACCAGTTCTACGACTTCACGCAGGTCGGCTTCACCGGCTGA
- a CDS encoding ABC transporter ATP-binding protein codes for MSILEVNDLTVTFPGGIQAVRGVSYEVERGEVLGIVGESGSGKSVTSLAIMGLLPKGAVVSGSVKLHGRELIGMDEDELIKVRGKTISMIFQDPLSAFTPVYTIGDQVAEAVRVHQKMAKDKAAKRAVELLDLVGIPNPHLRAKAFPHEFSGGMRQRAMIAMAIANDPDLLICDEPTTALDVTIQAQVLEVLKTAQRETGAGIVMITHDLGVIAGMADRVLVMYAGRPVEQGPVDDIYYRPRMPYTMGLLASIPRVDGEEGPLVPIEGNPPSPSALPPGCPFAPRCPMKVDMCDDEEPPLTPFAGGRHVACIRSHEIEHKGLSGADVFPVPVIPPSDVVRVPRAERPTVLQLDSMIRHYPLMKGAVFKRRVGTVYAVDGISFDIAEGETLALVGESGCGKTTTLQQIMQLAPPQGGRVVVLGKDSAKLDSGARKALRRDLQIVFQDPMAALDPRMPVGDIIAEPLRAHGRKDVRARVAELLELVGLSPEHAERYPQQFSGGQRQRIGIARALALEPKLLVLDEPVSALDVSIQAGVINLLEELKNTLGLSYLFVAHDLAVVRHLADRVAVMYLGRIAEIGTVENVYDHPAHPYTQALLSAIPLPDPDMERTRKRILLEGDLPSPADPPSGCRFRTRCPKFARLTEGEQQLCVDEEPPVARLANAVDHGAACHYAEEIEVITASDDQEEK; via the coding sequence GTGAGCATCTTGGAGGTCAACGACCTCACCGTCACCTTCCCCGGCGGCATCCAGGCGGTGCGCGGGGTGTCGTACGAGGTCGAGCGCGGCGAGGTCCTCGGCATCGTCGGCGAGTCCGGCTCCGGCAAATCGGTCACCTCGCTGGCCATCATGGGCCTGCTGCCGAAGGGCGCCGTGGTCAGCGGCTCGGTCAAGCTGCACGGCCGCGAGCTGATCGGCATGGACGAGGACGAGCTGATCAAGGTGCGCGGCAAGACGATCAGCATGATCTTCCAGGATCCGCTGTCGGCGTTCACGCCCGTCTACACCATCGGCGACCAGGTCGCCGAGGCCGTGCGCGTGCACCAGAAGATGGCCAAGGACAAGGCCGCCAAGCGCGCCGTGGAGCTGCTCGACCTGGTCGGCATCCCGAACCCGCACCTGCGGGCCAAGGCGTTCCCGCACGAGTTCTCCGGCGGCATGCGCCAGCGCGCGATGATCGCCATGGCCATCGCCAACGACCCCGACCTGCTGATCTGCGACGAGCCCACCACGGCGCTGGACGTGACCATCCAGGCGCAGGTGCTGGAGGTGCTCAAGACCGCGCAGCGGGAGACGGGGGCCGGCATCGTGATGATCACCCATGACCTGGGTGTCATCGCGGGCATGGCCGACCGGGTGCTCGTCATGTACGCGGGCCGGCCGGTCGAGCAGGGGCCGGTGGACGACATCTACTACCGGCCGCGGATGCCGTACACGATGGGCCTGCTCGCCTCGATCCCCAGGGTCGACGGCGAGGAGGGGCCGCTGGTGCCGATCGAGGGCAACCCGCCCTCGCCGTCGGCGCTGCCACCCGGCTGCCCGTTCGCACCGCGCTGCCCCATGAAGGTGGACATGTGCGACGACGAGGAGCCGCCGCTCACGCCGTTCGCCGGCGGGCGGCACGTCGCCTGCATCCGCTCCCACGAGATCGAGCACAAAGGCCTGAGCGGGGCTGACGTGTTCCCCGTGCCGGTCATCCCGCCGAGCGACGTGGTCCGCGTGCCGCGCGCCGAGCGCCCCACGGTGCTGCAGCTGGACAGCATGATCAGGCACTACCCACTGATGAAGGGCGCGGTCTTCAAGCGCCGCGTCGGCACCGTGTACGCGGTCGACGGCATCAGCTTCGACATCGCGGAAGGCGAGACGCTGGCCCTCGTCGGCGAGTCAGGCTGCGGCAAGACCACCACACTGCAGCAGATCATGCAGCTGGCGCCGCCGCAGGGCGGCCGGGTCGTCGTGCTCGGCAAGGACAGCGCCAAGCTCGACAGCGGCGCCCGCAAGGCGCTCCGCCGCGACCTGCAGATCGTCTTCCAGGACCCCATGGCCGCGCTCGACCCGCGCATGCCGGTCGGCGACATCATCGCCGAGCCGCTGCGCGCGCACGGCAGGAAGGACGTGCGGGCCCGGGTCGCCGAACTGCTGGAGCTGGTCGGGCTCTCGCCCGAGCACGCCGAGCGCTACCCGCAGCAGTTCTCCGGCGGGCAGCGCCAGCGCATCGGCATCGCCCGCGCGCTGGCGCTGGAGCCGAAGCTGCTCGTCCTGGACGAGCCGGTCTCGGCACTCGACGTCTCCATCCAGGCGGGTGTGATCAACCTGCTGGAGGAGCTGAAGAACACACTGGGATTGTCGTACCTGTTCGTGGCCCATGACCTGGCCGTGGTCAGGCACCTGGCCGATCGGGTGGCCGTGATGTACCTCGGCAGAATCGCCGAGATCGGCACGGTCGAGAACGTCTACGACCATCCCGCGCACCCCTACACGCAGGCGCTGTTGTCGGCGATCCCGCTGCCGGACCCGGACATGGAACGCACCCGGAAGCGGATCCTGCTCGAAGGCGACCTGCCCAGCCCGGCCGACCCGCCATCGGGTTGCCGGTTCCGCACCCGCTGCCCCAAGTTCGCCCGGCTCACCGAGGGCGAGCAGCAGCTGTGTGTCGACGAAGAGCCCCCGGTTGCTCGGCTCGCGAACGCCGTGGACCACGGCGCAGCCTGCCACTACGCGGAGGAGATCGAGGTCATCACGGCCTCGGACGATCAGGAGGAAAAGTGA
- a CDS encoding NAD(P)H-binding protein → MILVTGAAGGQQGATGRQVVDLLLERGDQVRAFVRADDHRAEELRKIGAEVVVGDLREITTVRPAMRGVRRAYFTYPVTAGLLDATAAFAAAAKEEGVERVVEVSQLDASPEAGTPRMRRHWLSEQVFDWAGVGAVHLRAGVFFENLAVVAAASGNRELALPLGGRDTLIPLVAAADVARVGAGLLLDPGPADPVCLVNGQMATIGEVADAFGIPYVDMPPEEWEARAMDIYQDEVAIEHLTHLWALFRFIGPGHHPLYGVTESIERIGGRPPVTLREFAQGSR, encoded by the coding sequence ATGATCCTCGTGACCGGCGCGGCCGGCGGGCAGCAGGGAGCGACGGGGCGGCAGGTCGTGGACCTGCTGCTGGAGCGCGGCGATCAGGTCAGGGCCTTCGTGCGCGCCGACGACCACCGGGCCGAGGAGCTCCGCAAGATCGGCGCGGAGGTTGTCGTCGGCGACCTGCGCGAGATCACCACGGTGCGCCCCGCCATGCGCGGGGTCAGGCGGGCGTACTTCACCTATCCGGTGACGGCCGGGCTGCTCGACGCCACCGCGGCGTTCGCGGCGGCGGCCAAGGAGGAGGGGGTGGAGCGGGTCGTCGAGGTGTCCCAGCTGGACGCCTCCCCCGAGGCGGGCACCCCGCGCATGCGCCGCCACTGGCTGTCCGAGCAGGTCTTCGACTGGGCCGGGGTGGGCGCGGTGCACCTGCGTGCCGGGGTCTTCTTCGAGAACCTGGCCGTGGTGGCGGCCGCGTCCGGCAACCGCGAGCTGGCGCTGCCGCTCGGCGGCAGGGACACGCTCATCCCGCTCGTCGCCGCCGCCGACGTGGCGAGGGTCGGGGCCGGGCTCCTGCTCGACCCCGGACCCGCCGACCCGGTGTGCCTGGTGAACGGGCAGATGGCGACCATCGGCGAGGTCGCCGACGCGTTCGGGATCCCGTACGTGGACATGCCGCCCGAGGAGTGGGAGGCCCGCGCGATGGACATCTACCAGGACGAGGTCGCGATCGAGCACCTCACCCACCTGTGGGCGCTCTTCCGCTTCATCGGTCCGGGGCACCACCCGCTCTATGGGGTCACCGAGAGCATCGAGCGCATCGGCGGCCGGCCCCCGGTGACCCTGCGCGAGTTCGCTCAGGGCTCGCGGTAG
- a CDS encoding ABC transporter permease — protein sequence MRSKVVLRRLLRNRQARYGIAALILLILLAYVGPYIGSYDWTDKDFLAFMSPPDGDHWWGTGAIGQDMYAVTLRGMQKSIIIGLLVALIATGLAAVVGAFAGYFGGWLDKVLMWGVELLLVLPSFLIIAIISPRLRGGSWLWFVVLLAAFTWMVTSRVVRSMTLSLREREYVQAAVYMGIPRWKIIFRHIVPNLSSLLIIDATLNVSGAIIGEAALSFFGFGIQPPDVSLGTLIAEGSRNATGYPWLFVFPAGLLVLLVLSINLIGDGLRDALDPGSNS from the coding sequence ATGCGCTCCAAAGTCGTTCTCCGGCGCCTGCTCCGCAACAGGCAGGCCCGCTATGGCATCGCCGCCCTGATCCTGCTGATCCTCCTGGCGTACGTCGGCCCGTACATCGGCTCCTACGACTGGACCGACAAGGACTTCCTGGCCTTCATGTCGCCCCCTGACGGCGACCACTGGTGGGGCACCGGCGCCATTGGGCAGGACATGTACGCGGTCACGCTCCGCGGCATGCAGAAGTCCATCATCATCGGCCTGCTCGTGGCGCTGATCGCCACCGGCCTCGCCGCGGTAGTGGGCGCCTTCGCCGGATATTTCGGCGGCTGGTTGGACAAGGTGCTCATGTGGGGTGTGGAGCTGCTGCTCGTCCTGCCCAGCTTCCTGATTATCGCGATCATCTCGCCGAGGTTGAGGGGCGGCTCCTGGCTCTGGTTCGTGGTGCTGCTGGCCGCGTTCACCTGGATGGTCACCTCCAGGGTGGTCCGCAGCATGACGCTCTCGCTCCGCGAGCGTGAATACGTCCAGGCCGCCGTCTACATGGGCATCCCGCGCTGGAAGATCATCTTCCGGCACATCGTCCCCAACCTGTCCTCCTTGCTGATCATCGACGCGACGCTCAACGTCAGCGGCGCGATCATCGGCGAGGCGGCGCTGTCCTTCTTCGGGTTCGGCATCCAGCCGCCCGACGTCTCGCTCGGCACGCTCATCGCGGAGGGCTCGCGCAACGCCACCGGCTACCCGTGGTTGTTCGTCTTCCCCGCAGGTCTGCTGGTGCTCCTCGTGCTGAGCATCAACCTGATCGGCGACGGCCTGCGTGACGCACTCGACCCGGGGAGCAACTCGTGA
- a CDS encoding FadR/GntR family transcriptional regulator, with the protein MATDPQRDAARHVQVVQALGTRIVGGSLPPGTSIPVEEHLVGELGVGRSAVREGVKVLAGKGLLETRRSAGTRVRPRASWNLLDADVLSWRFEPEPRPEDIRVLADLRVALEPGAARVAAERADASAVRRVDEALAALYATADDPEPFIEADLAFHKAVFAAADNDLLLYIYDMISIALRSVRQVHTRSVAHNKETLPGHERVAVAIRRRHHRKAEEAMREVVEVARADAEQHIRLCC; encoded by the coding sequence GTGGCAACTGATCCTCAGCGGGACGCCGCCCGGCACGTCCAGGTGGTCCAGGCCCTCGGCACCCGCATCGTCGGCGGTTCTCTTCCCCCTGGCACGTCCATCCCCGTCGAAGAGCATCTCGTCGGCGAGCTGGGCGTGGGCCGGTCGGCGGTGCGGGAGGGCGTCAAGGTCCTGGCCGGCAAGGGCCTGCTGGAGACCAGGAGGAGCGCGGGCACCCGGGTGCGCCCCCGCGCGTCCTGGAACCTGCTCGACGCCGACGTGCTGAGCTGGCGGTTCGAGCCGGAGCCGCGACCCGAGGACATCCGGGTGCTGGCCGACCTCCGCGTGGCGCTGGAGCCGGGCGCGGCCAGGGTGGCGGCCGAGCGGGCCGACGCGAGCGCGGTGCGGCGCGTCGACGAGGCCCTGGCCGCCCTCTACGCCACCGCCGACGACCCCGAGCCGTTCATCGAAGCCGACCTGGCCTTCCACAAGGCGGTGTTCGCCGCGGCGGACAACGACCTGCTGCTCTACATCTACGACATGATCAGCATCGCCCTGCGGTCCGTGCGCCAGGTGCACACCCGCTCGGTGGCGCACAACAAGGAGACGCTGCCCGGCCACGAGCGGGTGGCGGTGGCGATCAGGCGCCGTCACCACCGCAAGGCCGAGGAGGCCATGCGCGAAGTGGTCGAGGTCGCCCGCGCCGACGCCGAGCAGCACATCCGCCTCTGTTGCTAG